The Episyrphus balteatus chromosome 3, idEpiBalt1.1, whole genome shotgun sequence genome segment tatgtatttacaaaaaattttcaatgggtcataatcaaatttaaagctcactttaatatttatttgaattctACATGTTTCACcataccaaaaaccaattttgataaaaattaaaattttttctttcattccgaagccgatatcttttgaccaaagtctcgaaaaaagtttttggtttacagatatgagctcacaacTAACAGGCCTCTTCATTCcagtaaaaaattacaaattaatttttttgagaaaaatcaaagttaaccccttgccaaaaaaaaaatcgatttataaaagtttcctccaaatccatcgagtgagacatcaaaagaaaggtctctttaagctctattcataactgaaaaaaaaaagtttcttggaggtttggttcctgagatatttccaaccaaacatttttttttttcttacattccaaagccgatatcttttgaccaaagtctcgaaacaagttgtggtttacagatatgagctcacagcTCTTCATtccggtaaaaaaaattacaaattaatttttttgagatttttgaaaagaaatcaaggttaaccccttgccaaaaaaaaattccattttaaaaagtttcctccaaatccatcgagtgagacatcaaaagaaaggtctctttaagctctattcataactgaaaactaaaagtttcttggaggtttggtgcctgagatatttccaaccaaacatttattttgttaCATTCCGAAGCCGCTATTTTTTTCTACCAGCCTCGAAAAAAGTGATGGTTTTCATGAGCTCACAGTTAACAGGCCTTTTATATTgcggtaaaaaaattacaaatttatttttttgagattttttagaaaaaatcaaggttaaccccttgccaaaaaaatttgatttttaaaagtttcctccaaatccatcgagtgagacatcaaaagaaatgtttctttatgctctattcataactgaaaactaaaagtttcttggaggtttggtgcctgagatatttccaaccaaacatttttttgttacattccgaagccgatatcttttgaccaaagtctcgaaaaaagttttgatttttatttatgagCTCACAGTTAACAGGCCTTTACATtgcggtaaaaaaattataaatttatttttttgagaaaaaatcaaggtcaaaaaaaattccattttaaaaagtttcctccaaatccatcgagtgagacatcaaaagaaaggtctctttaagctctattcataactgaaaactaaaagtttcttggaggtttggtgcctgagatatttccaaccaaacatttttttcttacattccgaagccgatataTTTGGCCAGCctccaaaaaagttttggtttccATTTATGAGCTCACAGTTAACAGGCCTTTACATTgcggtaaaaaaattacaaatttatttttttgagattttgagaaaaaatcaaggttaaccccttgccaaaaaaaattccattttaaaaagtttcctccaaatccatcgagtgagacatcaaaagaaaggtatcTTTAAGCTCTATCTATCATAACTGagaactaaaagtttcttggaggtttggtgcctgagatatttccaaccaaacatcttttttgttacattccgaagccgatatcttttgaccaaagtctagaaaaaagttttgattttcaTTTATGAGCTCACAGTTAACAGACCTTTACATTgcggtaaaaaaattacaaatttatttttgttgagatttttgagaaaaaatcaagattaaccccttgccaaaaaaaattcaatttttaaaagtttcctccaaatccatcgagtgagacatcaaaagaaaggtctctttaagctctattcataactgaaaactaaaagtttcttggaggtttggtgcctgagatatttccaaccaaacatcttttttgttacattccgaagccgatatcttttgaccaaagtctcgaaaaaagttttgaattacAGATTTGAGCTCACAGTTAACAGGCCTTTACATtgcggtaaaaaaattataaatttatttttttgagatttttgagaaaaaatcaaggtaaaaaaaaattccattttaaaaagtttcctccaaatccatcgagtgagacatcaaaaaaaaggtctctttaagctctatcataactgaaaattaaaagtttcttggaggtttgGTTCCTAAGATATTttcaaccaaacattttttatttctttttcttacattctgCAGCCGATATCTTATGACCAGTCTCGaaaaaagtacaagttttttgCTAATATCtaatttgaagaaattaaaacaCATCTAAACTATGATTTAAATTTTCCTTGTCTGAAAATACGTGTTACAAATTAAAGCacaattgtttttataaaaataaattatttatttaaatttttactatctaaataataaaagaaaaatacagtCAATATTTACAGTCATtgagtttaaattaaattttgtagcaaaaaaatCTTAGAAATCAACTATCTCTTATAAAATTATCGAATGGAAAGTTTCGAAATGATTCATTAAATATATCAGTGAATGCTGTACTAACAAGGTCATTGATCAATGGTTTTATAAATGGAAAACCCAGCTTCCACGAGGTATTTATAACATTATCTGCCAAACTATTAAGGACTGTTCGACCTTCATTGAGAATATTTCCAACATGCATTTCCATGCCTCCAATTCTATCAACTTCAACATGGACTTTTAAAAGACCACCTGGTTCTCCAATTCGACGAACACTTGTTGTTTGGCTATAAATAcgaaaaataagttaaaataaatagtttcaatgttaattttACAATTGCTTACCTATAATCATATAAAGTCATATTCCATGCTCCTTGTCGTTTTACATTTTTCCCTAAGAGCATACCCGAAAATTCGTAGAACCCTTCAAGACTTTTCTCTGGGAAATGTTGGGTATATACAATACGATTGTTTGCTTTGTCCGTTCGGTATTTAGTCACTTCAGAATGAGCCCATCCGTATTCTGAGACGTTCCTCAAAATAAGACTAAAACCACCCAAACCGCTACGATCACCTCGTCTTTGTTCAACATAGTCTGAATGATGAGGATCGAAAGGTGCAATATTGTATTCTGGAACacctaaatagaaaaaatgataaggattttgttaaaaaaaaatcaggatttgagctgaaataaaatgcaccactgggtcgcacgaacttgctcttagggttaAAGTTGCtaagagccgtttgctgaatcgaaacttaagcatttatgttctacataaatccttatgtgacagtttacgcagaggaaaaagagAGAGAATAGAGAATACGAGCTTGTgttcaacttaaattatttaagtttcgtttcagcaaatggccctaaaatgtttaagagtttttaaatagaaatttagaaatttcatatgaaaaaaaaaaaacaaaaaattcgtttttcaaagatacaaaacaacatctgaaatccaATTGATGTACAAAACAAGTATGtagtttgatttgttttatcaagatgcatttttagaaaaaaatttcaaattcgttttctaaaaaaactaattttttataaacaatttttttggaaaaaaagttttaaaataaaattggtatgccattttgtagaaacctATCACTAACTAATCAAcattgaaaaccaaaatttcaagcaaaatcaatgtcccgttttcgaaaatttgatttttcaaaaaaaaaaattcaaatttttttttaaattacttttttcaaaattttatttctggtttatattaaaattattttgtataaaaaaaattcgttaaaatgaaataaatagtTTGGCAGATATCATATTTGAAAAAacggcaggtaccgttattttcgaaaaaaaatttttcatcagaAGACAGACCTTGTCTTGTCCAtttccattttttcaatttctctatcatcgtaatatcatggaaaattgttatctcatctttttttttacgaattcatAACTTCttatatagtacctacctatgtatatcgcaagtgaaaatatacataaatttgaTGGTTTAATCAACACAATTACACGTCACATGCTTGGGACTCGCAAGTTTCAACCAATTTCTTAAACGagtgtttttcttataattcacattttTAGGTATTTTTGATAACTATCAATGTGTTTAAATGAAGTTTTAGTTGATTTTGCGGTAGAACGAAGTTGCGTGACCTTAACAGAGGACCAGAAAGGAGATATAAAATCTTGAGAACCCGCAAAGTGGGCCAGGCAATgtacttttttagttaaaaagctGGCGACTTTAATTcctaagcggagcaacgaagttgcgtGAGCGGGACAGATGACGCGAAATGGGAGTTAAAATCCTAAGAACCCGCCAAGCGGGCCAGGCAAGATGATTAGTTATGTTAGGTTATATGGGCTAAAAGTGGATTTAGTTACCGTCACATCAATGCAATGCAGATCCCTTGTGATAACCTGAAATACTGAGCCCTCTCTTGCAAGCTCATCTGCTTTTTATTAGCTTGACACACCACctagcagagtcttacattatgctgcaaaTCAAGAACCCTTGGCTCTTCGCGACTGCAAGAAACTAACTTGGACTCGATTAAAGTGGCAGAGATCGCAAGTTTCTTTTTAGTTAAAAAGCTGCTGAAATTGGAGCCTGCCTAGCGACTTTTAATCGTGAGATCTGAGTGAGAACCAAATCTCTCAGATTTAGTTTCTGTGATCTTGTTTCCCTGCACCCCCATCAGTACAGCATACAAGGGATATCAAGtgtttttttgaagacgcaCTAAGCTCCCAACTAACTCTTTGTATATTGTTTTAAATAtcaaagggttttttttttaagttttcgaaaaattgatgaaaaagtaggttttctattttttaatttcttcaaaaacaagaaggaaaaaaaatagaaaaaaagtattttgttaaTGTACCTTAACTTTCAAATGCAGTTAAcagggctatgtgaagttggcagccccaaatgctaatttttctttcaaacctGCATGGTTCGATTTCCAAAGATAGCCCAAGATTATTTTTTGCTAGCCCatccttagttctaaaattataacggaataattttttttttcacctcaaaaaccaCAATGGTTTTTCACTTTGGTTCGTTTATTTTACTATTTGTtcgaaaggtaaaaaaaaaattgatttgaaacaagatgaaacgaaaacgcgacacgacttcaacttgttataacttttttgttttaatagatagataaatgaaatttgtactgtagataggtaattaaataaaatatattgtacaaaatttcaattaatttcatattcaaaattccgagataacggtacaaagatgttctttttctaaacacgttatatctcttgatctagtgcacatacaaatttgatttaatacgCATgatgataacataaccttttatttgatatatcacacataacggtacgtgctctacaagttacacaatcttaaattgaaaaaattgaaaaatacctcaaaacacctgtggagatctgttgccgatgacctgccaccagtgtaggaagtaccgttatctcagtttgaaatatcgacatggttggatttgaaaaaaaatcttactttttttgtaggcatgctagaaatatgattgatacgtcatataaaaagtgaaataagctttcagatgatataaaatttataataggttgtcatttaaaaaaatagatttaatgggagaaaaaagattgatttatttactttttggatgaaaatattgattgggttcaaaaaattcgacctctttttgtagatgttgtatagatatggtcgatataaatattttgagctaaaaaaataagctttcgggtgatataaaatttattataggtgggtggatttaaaggtgaaagaataaaaaaaggtagactttttcgatttttttttttgcaagaaaaatgattttttaaggtttcacttttaccacgtgtgaattgcacacatgattttttttttttttatatcagaaaccgaaaacattgtgattttttttcctgtgaaaattttttttttttgttatcttataacttttgaactaagggttggctaacgaaaaaaaaagtgatttcatgTGTTGGAATTAGCATagtttattggaaaaaaagagaaaaaggattatttttacactgaaaaaaacaaatttggattttttaagaggttggtagtttgaaaaaagttttttgttataacgaaaaaaagtgatgtcatttgttggaattagcagtatattaattgagaaaaaaaggaaacaggataatttttacactgaaaaaacaaattttgattttttaagaggttggtaatttgaaaaatgtttttttgttataacttttgaagtaagggtgggctaacgaaaaaaagcttcataacaggaatgttatatggacttcATTCAatcaagaaaactttttttagcATGAATAACATTTGAGGCACAATGCAAACAACAGCGGatttaattgttcctaattataaatttaaaaaaggtcactgtggtgtatgcgtactttttttctaattctaattcttctataattttttaactaagcgtaggagaaaataaaagttgggctatcctatTCTAACCTTgagcaaacaaaccacggttttaaactaacgattttttcacaggaaaaataaatcaaatatttttggtttctgatatgaaaaaaagttttttgttgcatgatttgaaaaaatagtgagataatgaaaaaaaaagttgggctatcctgggctaacgttgggcaaagaACCACATTGCAAAACccacaatttttacactgaacaaaaaaaaattattattttgttgctaagggtgggctaacgtaaaaaaatcttgggctatcctgggctaaccttgggcaatcgaaccagacagatttgaaaaaaaaattagcatttggaTATGCttactagagtgaccgcaagaaatcgatttttgaaatttggtcgggggaaccccataaaatgttccgcctttgcagatttttagatagccaaaatttcagcacgattggataactctaaatggtgccgacactcgctcaaagtatcaaaaatctctgttttttcactgtttttcgaagaaaattagctctagctcccaaacagatcgggttattttcactttttatatatttaattaaaggtagtgttgttacacataattcagatgcttaatttgtctagttttactaaaaaagaaaaattttgtcatcaatttaaattttcagtacttacctcaaaaagagctgaagtgcaaactcgatttaaaatgaaactttttttttaaactgttttatttaaaaaaacgaaacatttaacagaattctaaggctgtgtgtgaattgcgttaaatagttaacactgtgtaaaatttttgacactattgaggtgaacaaaaaaatttcagctgtatggcttattgtttaatatttttctctgcctcttttctgctatgaaaccaggtcccagagcccaataaatttttaacagctgaaaattttttattcacctcaacagtgtcaaatattttacactatgtgaactattttacgcaattcacacacggcctaaaaaacaaaaaaaataacatcgtgttacatttcttatacataattaatgaagtaaatactaaaaaaatttaatcaacagatttacaaagtagttttggaagcatcagggtacaattttcggcactcactgactacttgaagtacatattgtttttgttcctcatctttagttaaaaggttattaaaatccgttattaatttgactcctctttctgtgatgtcatttacgactttaagtgattgcacatttttaaagccttctttaaaatgcgggttttcgggccaaagatttggaggttctttgagaaaacttgtgtctattttcaatcggctgaaaaagttcaatgtttctttgttcacaatatttttttgccgtgctgtgacaaattgttcatcttcatgtgtctgtagctttggatttactattctgttggtttccgtttcactggttttcaaaattatgttggccgtttctaattttgttcgccatctggtaaagttaggtcaaagaacgccagacctgcctgctctgaactcaaataccataaatggtttgagaatttagcaaaagccttctctgaaatatctttgtctatcttgcggtattcaatgcaattacgcaaaagatcaagatcttgttaaggagccagataagctcttggggcattaaaccaagcaaaagttttttcttgttgaatgtaaatttgattttgaaactacaaagtcaattggattttgccctagtgcttctattgtagctataattatgcgagaagcatttctatcagatgccttacatcgatccaataacaaagaaagtttcattgttaatagctctttcaccccacgagccacgactatacctcatacttttgctacccgagggcccagagatagagaaacatccattctatcccaatccgcagaataaaacagttaaaaaaagtttaattttaaatcgagtttgcacttcagctctttttgtggtaagtactgaaaatttaaattgatgacaatatttttcttttttagtaaaactagacaaattaagcatctgaattatgtgtaacaacactacctttaattaaatagggtcaatgtgggtaaatgtaaacaattttatgtcttttttttctttcgactttagatttttttatgttttcacggaacaactcgaatggtatcttcaaatgcaaatatgaaatgatggcaattcttctttataaatataaacaaatatttcccaaattgttaacattactgtcaaatatggcatgtttacaaataccccaccatgtttgtgtttttttacaaatttggggtaaatgtaaacggtggtttaaaatttagaatttcctctttatcatatggataacaacttgaaaaacgttcaagaaggtatttgacaaaaactttttcaaattccaataaaagtttttgttttcttcctttgattctttatataggcgcccaatatgcatcctaagcagctctgaacgtcatattttttgtttttttacgtcaaagaccgattttacaacatcatccactgaaaatgatggtgttggctactttaaaatgtgactccgccgcactttagcaatagtaactgactaaaaatacgttatttttattaaaaccaataatttcaccaaaaatgtatgtttatatttacccccagaatacgttgtttacattttcccaacatgaaaaatattctggggtaaatgtaaacacatgcaaatcgacataaatgtcctgtattttaaaatttgtttgtttcacatagaatctacatcaaaattcgaaactaaaaagtatttgcaaattgtactgacttaattgaatctgcaaacatttttaatatttctgaaagaataacgacttgtttgacactttaaaaaattatctttcacggaaaatacgctcgtcgaatgaattctctcttgacagcaatgagtttgacgtataagttaaaagatacatgcgtccgcgatttgtacttatgtatgcgtcaaagagatttaaatgaagcttgttatgagccatgttctcatttacccctgtttacatttacccacattgaccctatataaaaagtgaaaataacccgatctgtttgggagctagagctaattttcttcgaaaaacagtgaaaaaacagagattttttatactttgagcgagtg includes the following:
- the LOC129914725 gene encoding circadian clock-controlled protein daywake, yielding MERRLVLLTVLLCHLITTTVRCDEEFSRILSRCHKNAPDFDDCMKGAFNDLRAYFPTGVPEYNIAPFDPHHSDYVEQRRGDRSGLGGFSLILRNVSEYGWAHSEVTKYRTDKANNRIVYTQHFPEKSLEGFYEFSGMLLGKNVKRQGAWNMTLYDYSQTTSVRRIGEPGGLLKVHVEVDRIGGMEMHVGNILNEGRTVLNSLADNVINTSWKLGFPFIKPLINDLVSTAFTDIFNESFRNFPFDNFIRDS